One segment of Gasterosteus aculeatus chromosome 3, fGasAcu3.hap1.1, whole genome shotgun sequence DNA contains the following:
- the esyt2a gene encoding extended synaptotagmin-2 isoform X1 yields MKNAMEGSVGPDAKANGPIAAPSSPVRSAVGPPLAPQVEPQSSMTDVTQMWIKFGKTFALILPIYILGYFEFSFSWVLVGLAALCYWKRNHGGKDYRINRAMAFLEHEDKTATQSLATSELPPWVHYPDVERVEWLNKTVKQMWPFICQFVDKLFRETIEPAVKGANPHLASFCFTKIDMGDKPLRVDGVKVYTENVDKRQIIMDLQISFVGNTEIDVHIKKYYCRAGIQSIQLHGMVRVVMEPLLGDMPLIGALSVFFLKKPLLDINWTGLTNMLDIPGVNGLFDNVIQDIIASQMVLPNRISIPLVQESQLAQLRFPIPKGILRIHFMEAQDLLGKDKFLGGLIKGKSDPYGFVRIGTQVFQSKVIHENLNPKWNEVYEAFIYDYTTHNLEIELFDEDTDKDDFLGSLTIDLAEVQKERKVDEWFVIENVDTGKLHLKLEWLSLLPTPEKLDQALASIKAERGQANDGLSAAVLVVFLDSAKNLPSVFEGNLGSGYLKERRGAGLVFCENTASLYRSLFRNPLEFNQAGLRKASLSKAIKSGKKVTSSPSPFVQFTVGHKPLESKIRYKTNEPVWEEAFTFLIHNPKTQELQVEVKDKKHDCSLGTLTFPLSRLLEAEDMTLNQRFPLRNSGPNCTLKMKMALRVLCLDKSPSSGSNPAPSSAQVGKNSSASRNPRPSVSPESFVPPASSSSPPTPSSSSMSAQDLLNRRRESEEPFRSPGGMDMGPGGGGRGLADTGRSTSNLAISGSQQHLAGGKEPTPSIASDISYPYAAQELQQRLQQLQNGSGPSHYPLGEIQLTVRLASQRNKLVVVVHSCRNLIAFTDHGSDPYVRLYLLPDKRRSGRRKTHTIKKTLNPVYDQTFEFNVSLVELHRRTLDVAVKNGGGLLSKHKGLLGKVLVDLTHEESNKSLTQWYELSEDGLTKSHQL; encoded by the exons ATGAAAAACGCCATGGAGGGTTCGGTGGGACCGGATGCGAAGGCGAACGGACCCATCGCGGCGCCTAGCAGCCCCGTGCGCTCTGCCGTAGGGCCGCCTCTGGCGCCGCAAGTTGAGCCCCAGTCGTCCATGACCGACGTCACCCAGATGTGGATTAAGTTCGGCAAGACCTTTGCCCTCATCCTGCCGATCTACATCCTGGGGTACTTTGAGTTCAGCTTCAGCTGGGTCCTGGTCGGGCTCGCCGCGCTGTGCTACTGGAAGAGGAACCACGGCGGCAAGGACTACCGGATAAACCGGGCCATGGCGTTCCTGGAGCACGAGGACAAGACGGCGACGCAGAGCCTGGCCACGTCGGAGCTGCCGCCGTGG GTCCACTATCCAGATGTGGAGAGAGTGGAGTGGCTGAACAAG ACGGTGAAGCAGATGTGGCCGTTCATCTGCCAGTTCGTGGACAAACTGTTCAGAGAGACCATCGAGCCGGCGGTGAAGGGCGCCAACCCCCACCTGGCCTCCTTCTGCTTCACCAAGATCGACATGGGCGACAAG CCACTGCGAGTGGACGGGGTGAAGGTGTACACGGAGAACGTGGACAAGAGGCAGATCATCATGGACCTGCAGAttag tTTTGTCGGGAACACGGAGATCGACGTGCACATCAAGAAATACTACTGCAGAGCTGGAATCCAAAGTATACAG ctgcatGGGATGGTGCGAGTGGTGATGGAGCCTCTGCTGGGGGACATGCCTCTGATCGGAGCCCTTTCAGTCTTCTTCCTCAAGAAACCG TTGCTGGACATCAACTGGACGGGTCTCACCAACATGCTGGACATCCCTGGAGTCAA TGGTTTGTTTGACAACGTCATCCAGGACATCATCGCCAGCCAGATGGTTCTCCCAAACCGCATCTCCATCCCTCTGGTCCAGGAGAGCCAGCTGGCCCAGCTCCGCTTCCCCATTCCCAAg GGCATCCTGAGGATCCACTTCATGGAGGCCCAGGACCTTCTGGGCAAAGACAAGTTCCTGGGGGGGCTGATCAAAGGCAAGTCGGACCCCTACGGCTTCGTGAGGATCGGGACGCAGGTGTTCCAGAGCAAGGTCATCCACGAGAACTTGAACCCCAAGTGGAACGAGGTGTACGAG GCCTTTATATACGATTACACGACACACAATCTGGAGATCGAGCTGTTCGATGAAGACACCGATAAAGACGACTTCCTGGGAAG CCTGACCATCGACTTGGCCGAGGTCCAGAAGGAACGGAAGGTCGACGAG TGGTTCGTGATCGAGAACGTGGACACCGGGAAGCTGCACCTCAAACTGGAGTGGTTATCTCTGCTGCCCACCCCGGAGAAGCTGGACCAG GCTCTCGCAAGCATCAAAGCCGAGCGCGGTCAGGCCAACGACGGCCTGTCGGCGGCGGTGCTCGTCGTCTTCCTGGATTCAGCCAAAAACCTGCCA agcGTCTTCGAGGGGAACTTGGGCTCCGGCTACTTAAAGGAgcggcggggggcggggcttgtgttCTGTGAGAACACCGCCTCCCTCTATAGGTCCTTATTT CGCAATCCGTTAGAGTTCAACCAGGCAGGTCTGAGGAAGGCCTCGCTCAGTAAGGCCATCAAG tcCGGTAAGAAGGTGACCAGCAGTCCCAGTCCCTTCGTCCAGTTCACAGTGGGACACAAGCCCCTCGAGAGCAAG ATCAGATACAAGACCAACGAGCCGGTGTGGGAGGAGGCCTTCACCTTCCTCATCCACAACCCCAAAACACaggagctgcaggtggag GTGAAGGACAAGAAGCACGATTGTTCTTTGGGGACGTTGACGTTTCCTCTGAGCCGcctgctggaggcggaggacatGACGCTGAACCAGCGCTTCCCCCTGAGGAACTCCGGACCCAACTGCACCCTCAAGATGAAGATGGCTCTGCGG gtgCTGTGCTTGGACAAGAGCCCTTCCTCCGGCTcaaaccccgccccctcctccgcgCAGGTGGGCAAGAACAGCTCGGCCAGCCGAAACCCGCGGCCCTCCGTGTCGCCCGAGTCCTTCGTGcctccggcctcctcctcctccccccccacccccagctcGTCCTCCATGTCGGCTCAGGACCTGCTGAACCGCCGCAGGGAGTCCGAAGAGCCCTTCAGGTCCCCAGGAGGTATGGACAtgggaccaggaggaggaggccggggcCTGGCCGACACCGGGCGTAGCACCTCCAACCTGGCCATCTCCGGCTCCCAGCAGCACCTGGCCGGGGGCAAGGAGCCGACGCCGAGCATCGCCTCGGACATCTCCTACCCGTACGCCGctcaggagctgcagcagaggctccagcagctgcagaa tGGCTCAGGCCCCAGTCACTACCCTCTGGGTGAAATCCAGCTGACGGTCCGACTCGCCTCCCAGAGGAACAAACTCGTTGTGGTCGTCCACTCTTGCAG GAACCTGATCGCGTTCACGGACCACGGCTCGGACCCGTACGTCCGCCTCTACCTGCTGCCTGACAAGCGGCGGTCGGGCCGGAGGAAAACTCACACCATCAAGAAGACCCTGAACCCGGTGTACGACCAGAC GTTTGAGTTCAACGTTTCCCTGGTGGAGCTCCACAGGAGGACTCTGGACGTGGCGGTGAAGAACGGCGGGGGTCTGCTCTCCAAACACAAGGGCCTCCTGGGGAAG GTCCTGGTGGATCTGACCCACGAGGAGTCCAATAAGTCCTTGACTCAGTG gtacGAGCTGAGCGAAGACGGCCTGACGAAGTCTCACCAACTATAG
- the esyt2a gene encoding extended synaptotagmin-2 isoform X3, producing MKNAMEGSVGPDAKANGPIAAPSSPVRSAVGPPLAPQVEPQSSMTDVTQMWIKFGKTFALILPIYILGYFEFSFSWVLVGLAALCYWKRNHGGKDYRINRAMAFLEHEDKTATQSLATSELPPWVHYPDVERVEWLNKTVKQMWPFICQFVDKLFRETIEPAVKGANPHLASFCFTKIDMGDKPLRVDGVKVYTENVDKRQIIMDLQISFVGNTEIDVHIKKYYCRAGIQSIQLHGMVRVVMEPLLGDMPLIGALSVFFLKKPLLDINWTGLTNMLDIPGVNGLFDNVIQDIIASQMVLPNRISIPLVQESQLAQLRFPIPKGILRIHFMEAQDLLGKDKFLGGLIKGKSDPYGFVRIGTQVFQSKVIHENLNPKWNEVYEAFIYDYTTHNLEIELFDEDTDKDDFLGSLTIDLAEVQKERKVDEWFVIENVDTGKLHLKLEWLSLLPTPEKLDQALASIKAERGQANDGLSAAVLVVFLDSAKNLPRNPLEFNQAGLRKASLSKAIKSGKKVTSSPSPFVQFTVGHKPLESKIRYKTNEPVWEEAFTFLIHNPKTQELQVEVKDKKHDCSLGTLTFPLSRLLEAEDMTLNQRFPLRNSGPNCTLKMKMALRVLCLDKSPSSGSNPAPSSAQVGKNSSASRNPRPSVSPESFVPPASSSSPPTPSSSSMSAQDLLNRRRESEEPFRSPGGMDMGPGGGGRGLADTGRSTSNLAISGSQQHLAGGKEPTPSIASDISYPYAAQELQQRLQQLQNGSGPSHYPLGEIQLTVRLASQRNKLVVVVHSCRNLIAFTDHGSDPYVRLYLLPDKRRSGRRKTHTIKKTLNPVYDQTFEFNVSLVELHRRTLDVAVKNGGGLLSKHKGLLGKVLVDLTHEESNKSLTQWYELSEDGLTKSHQL from the exons ATGAAAAACGCCATGGAGGGTTCGGTGGGACCGGATGCGAAGGCGAACGGACCCATCGCGGCGCCTAGCAGCCCCGTGCGCTCTGCCGTAGGGCCGCCTCTGGCGCCGCAAGTTGAGCCCCAGTCGTCCATGACCGACGTCACCCAGATGTGGATTAAGTTCGGCAAGACCTTTGCCCTCATCCTGCCGATCTACATCCTGGGGTACTTTGAGTTCAGCTTCAGCTGGGTCCTGGTCGGGCTCGCCGCGCTGTGCTACTGGAAGAGGAACCACGGCGGCAAGGACTACCGGATAAACCGGGCCATGGCGTTCCTGGAGCACGAGGACAAGACGGCGACGCAGAGCCTGGCCACGTCGGAGCTGCCGCCGTGG GTCCACTATCCAGATGTGGAGAGAGTGGAGTGGCTGAACAAG ACGGTGAAGCAGATGTGGCCGTTCATCTGCCAGTTCGTGGACAAACTGTTCAGAGAGACCATCGAGCCGGCGGTGAAGGGCGCCAACCCCCACCTGGCCTCCTTCTGCTTCACCAAGATCGACATGGGCGACAAG CCACTGCGAGTGGACGGGGTGAAGGTGTACACGGAGAACGTGGACAAGAGGCAGATCATCATGGACCTGCAGAttag tTTTGTCGGGAACACGGAGATCGACGTGCACATCAAGAAATACTACTGCAGAGCTGGAATCCAAAGTATACAG ctgcatGGGATGGTGCGAGTGGTGATGGAGCCTCTGCTGGGGGACATGCCTCTGATCGGAGCCCTTTCAGTCTTCTTCCTCAAGAAACCG TTGCTGGACATCAACTGGACGGGTCTCACCAACATGCTGGACATCCCTGGAGTCAA TGGTTTGTTTGACAACGTCATCCAGGACATCATCGCCAGCCAGATGGTTCTCCCAAACCGCATCTCCATCCCTCTGGTCCAGGAGAGCCAGCTGGCCCAGCTCCGCTTCCCCATTCCCAAg GGCATCCTGAGGATCCACTTCATGGAGGCCCAGGACCTTCTGGGCAAAGACAAGTTCCTGGGGGGGCTGATCAAAGGCAAGTCGGACCCCTACGGCTTCGTGAGGATCGGGACGCAGGTGTTCCAGAGCAAGGTCATCCACGAGAACTTGAACCCCAAGTGGAACGAGGTGTACGAG GCCTTTATATACGATTACACGACACACAATCTGGAGATCGAGCTGTTCGATGAAGACACCGATAAAGACGACTTCCTGGGAAG CCTGACCATCGACTTGGCCGAGGTCCAGAAGGAACGGAAGGTCGACGAG TGGTTCGTGATCGAGAACGTGGACACCGGGAAGCTGCACCTCAAACTGGAGTGGTTATCTCTGCTGCCCACCCCGGAGAAGCTGGACCAG GCTCTCGCAAGCATCAAAGCCGAGCGCGGTCAGGCCAACGACGGCCTGTCGGCGGCGGTGCTCGTCGTCTTCCTGGATTCAGCCAAAAACCTGCCA CGCAATCCGTTAGAGTTCAACCAGGCAGGTCTGAGGAAGGCCTCGCTCAGTAAGGCCATCAAG tcCGGTAAGAAGGTGACCAGCAGTCCCAGTCCCTTCGTCCAGTTCACAGTGGGACACAAGCCCCTCGAGAGCAAG ATCAGATACAAGACCAACGAGCCGGTGTGGGAGGAGGCCTTCACCTTCCTCATCCACAACCCCAAAACACaggagctgcaggtggag GTGAAGGACAAGAAGCACGATTGTTCTTTGGGGACGTTGACGTTTCCTCTGAGCCGcctgctggaggcggaggacatGACGCTGAACCAGCGCTTCCCCCTGAGGAACTCCGGACCCAACTGCACCCTCAAGATGAAGATGGCTCTGCGG gtgCTGTGCTTGGACAAGAGCCCTTCCTCCGGCTcaaaccccgccccctcctccgcgCAGGTGGGCAAGAACAGCTCGGCCAGCCGAAACCCGCGGCCCTCCGTGTCGCCCGAGTCCTTCGTGcctccggcctcctcctcctccccccccacccccagctcGTCCTCCATGTCGGCTCAGGACCTGCTGAACCGCCGCAGGGAGTCCGAAGAGCCCTTCAGGTCCCCAGGAGGTATGGACAtgggaccaggaggaggaggccggggcCTGGCCGACACCGGGCGTAGCACCTCCAACCTGGCCATCTCCGGCTCCCAGCAGCACCTGGCCGGGGGCAAGGAGCCGACGCCGAGCATCGCCTCGGACATCTCCTACCCGTACGCCGctcaggagctgcagcagaggctccagcagctgcagaa tGGCTCAGGCCCCAGTCACTACCCTCTGGGTGAAATCCAGCTGACGGTCCGACTCGCCTCCCAGAGGAACAAACTCGTTGTGGTCGTCCACTCTTGCAG GAACCTGATCGCGTTCACGGACCACGGCTCGGACCCGTACGTCCGCCTCTACCTGCTGCCTGACAAGCGGCGGTCGGGCCGGAGGAAAACTCACACCATCAAGAAGACCCTGAACCCGGTGTACGACCAGAC GTTTGAGTTCAACGTTTCCCTGGTGGAGCTCCACAGGAGGACTCTGGACGTGGCGGTGAAGAACGGCGGGGGTCTGCTCTCCAAACACAAGGGCCTCCTGGGGAAG GTCCTGGTGGATCTGACCCACGAGGAGTCCAATAAGTCCTTGACTCAGTG gtacGAGCTGAGCGAAGACGGCCTGACGAAGTCTCACCAACTATAG
- the esyt2a gene encoding extended synaptotagmin-2 isoform X4: protein MKNAMEGSVGPDAKANGPIAAPSSPVRSAVGPPLAPQVEPQSSMTDVTQMWIKFGKTFALILPIYILGYFEFSFSWVLVGLAALCYWKRNHGGKDYRINRAMAFLEHEDKTATQSLATSELPPWVHYPDVERVEWLNKTVKQMWPFICQFVDKLFRETIEPAVKGANPHLASFCFTKIDMGDKPLRVDGVKVYTENVDKRQIIMDLQISFVGNTEIDVHIKKYYCRAGIQSIQLHGMVRVVMEPLLGDMPLIGALSVFFLKKPLLDINWTGLTNMLDIPGVNGLFDNVIQDIIASQMVLPNRISIPLVQESQLAQLRFPIPKGILRIHFMEAQDLLGKDKFLGGLIKGKSDPYGFVRIGTQVFQSKVIHENLNPKWNEVYEAFIYDYTTHNLEIELFDEDTDKDDFLGSLTIDLAEVQKERKVDEWFVIENVDTGKLHLKLEWLSLLPTPEKLDQALASIKAERGQANDGLSAAVLVVFLDSAKNLPSGKKVTSSPSPFVQFTVGHKPLESKIRYKTNEPVWEEAFTFLIHNPKTQELQVEVKDKKHDCSLGTLTFPLSRLLEAEDMTLNQRFPLRNSGPNCTLKMKMALRVLCLDKSPSSGSNPAPSSAQVGKNSSASRNPRPSVSPESFVPPASSSSPPTPSSSSMSAQDLLNRRRESEEPFRSPGGMDMGPGGGGRGLADTGRSTSNLAISGSQQHLAGGKEPTPSIASDISYPYAAQELQQRLQQLQNGSGPSHYPLGEIQLTVRLASQRNKLVVVVHSCRNLIAFTDHGSDPYVRLYLLPDKRRSGRRKTHTIKKTLNPVYDQTFEFNVSLVELHRRTLDVAVKNGGGLLSKHKGLLGKVLVDLTHEESNKSLTQWYELSEDGLTKSHQL, encoded by the exons ATGAAAAACGCCATGGAGGGTTCGGTGGGACCGGATGCGAAGGCGAACGGACCCATCGCGGCGCCTAGCAGCCCCGTGCGCTCTGCCGTAGGGCCGCCTCTGGCGCCGCAAGTTGAGCCCCAGTCGTCCATGACCGACGTCACCCAGATGTGGATTAAGTTCGGCAAGACCTTTGCCCTCATCCTGCCGATCTACATCCTGGGGTACTTTGAGTTCAGCTTCAGCTGGGTCCTGGTCGGGCTCGCCGCGCTGTGCTACTGGAAGAGGAACCACGGCGGCAAGGACTACCGGATAAACCGGGCCATGGCGTTCCTGGAGCACGAGGACAAGACGGCGACGCAGAGCCTGGCCACGTCGGAGCTGCCGCCGTGG GTCCACTATCCAGATGTGGAGAGAGTGGAGTGGCTGAACAAG ACGGTGAAGCAGATGTGGCCGTTCATCTGCCAGTTCGTGGACAAACTGTTCAGAGAGACCATCGAGCCGGCGGTGAAGGGCGCCAACCCCCACCTGGCCTCCTTCTGCTTCACCAAGATCGACATGGGCGACAAG CCACTGCGAGTGGACGGGGTGAAGGTGTACACGGAGAACGTGGACAAGAGGCAGATCATCATGGACCTGCAGAttag tTTTGTCGGGAACACGGAGATCGACGTGCACATCAAGAAATACTACTGCAGAGCTGGAATCCAAAGTATACAG ctgcatGGGATGGTGCGAGTGGTGATGGAGCCTCTGCTGGGGGACATGCCTCTGATCGGAGCCCTTTCAGTCTTCTTCCTCAAGAAACCG TTGCTGGACATCAACTGGACGGGTCTCACCAACATGCTGGACATCCCTGGAGTCAA TGGTTTGTTTGACAACGTCATCCAGGACATCATCGCCAGCCAGATGGTTCTCCCAAACCGCATCTCCATCCCTCTGGTCCAGGAGAGCCAGCTGGCCCAGCTCCGCTTCCCCATTCCCAAg GGCATCCTGAGGATCCACTTCATGGAGGCCCAGGACCTTCTGGGCAAAGACAAGTTCCTGGGGGGGCTGATCAAAGGCAAGTCGGACCCCTACGGCTTCGTGAGGATCGGGACGCAGGTGTTCCAGAGCAAGGTCATCCACGAGAACTTGAACCCCAAGTGGAACGAGGTGTACGAG GCCTTTATATACGATTACACGACACACAATCTGGAGATCGAGCTGTTCGATGAAGACACCGATAAAGACGACTTCCTGGGAAG CCTGACCATCGACTTGGCCGAGGTCCAGAAGGAACGGAAGGTCGACGAG TGGTTCGTGATCGAGAACGTGGACACCGGGAAGCTGCACCTCAAACTGGAGTGGTTATCTCTGCTGCCCACCCCGGAGAAGCTGGACCAG GCTCTCGCAAGCATCAAAGCCGAGCGCGGTCAGGCCAACGACGGCCTGTCGGCGGCGGTGCTCGTCGTCTTCCTGGATTCAGCCAAAAACCTGCCA tcCGGTAAGAAGGTGACCAGCAGTCCCAGTCCCTTCGTCCAGTTCACAGTGGGACACAAGCCCCTCGAGAGCAAG ATCAGATACAAGACCAACGAGCCGGTGTGGGAGGAGGCCTTCACCTTCCTCATCCACAACCCCAAAACACaggagctgcaggtggag GTGAAGGACAAGAAGCACGATTGTTCTTTGGGGACGTTGACGTTTCCTCTGAGCCGcctgctggaggcggaggacatGACGCTGAACCAGCGCTTCCCCCTGAGGAACTCCGGACCCAACTGCACCCTCAAGATGAAGATGGCTCTGCGG gtgCTGTGCTTGGACAAGAGCCCTTCCTCCGGCTcaaaccccgccccctcctccgcgCAGGTGGGCAAGAACAGCTCGGCCAGCCGAAACCCGCGGCCCTCCGTGTCGCCCGAGTCCTTCGTGcctccggcctcctcctcctccccccccacccccagctcGTCCTCCATGTCGGCTCAGGACCTGCTGAACCGCCGCAGGGAGTCCGAAGAGCCCTTCAGGTCCCCAGGAGGTATGGACAtgggaccaggaggaggaggccggggcCTGGCCGACACCGGGCGTAGCACCTCCAACCTGGCCATCTCCGGCTCCCAGCAGCACCTGGCCGGGGGCAAGGAGCCGACGCCGAGCATCGCCTCGGACATCTCCTACCCGTACGCCGctcaggagctgcagcagaggctccagcagctgcagaa tGGCTCAGGCCCCAGTCACTACCCTCTGGGTGAAATCCAGCTGACGGTCCGACTCGCCTCCCAGAGGAACAAACTCGTTGTGGTCGTCCACTCTTGCAG GAACCTGATCGCGTTCACGGACCACGGCTCGGACCCGTACGTCCGCCTCTACCTGCTGCCTGACAAGCGGCGGTCGGGCCGGAGGAAAACTCACACCATCAAGAAGACCCTGAACCCGGTGTACGACCAGAC GTTTGAGTTCAACGTTTCCCTGGTGGAGCTCCACAGGAGGACTCTGGACGTGGCGGTGAAGAACGGCGGGGGTCTGCTCTCCAAACACAAGGGCCTCCTGGGGAAG GTCCTGGTGGATCTGACCCACGAGGAGTCCAATAAGTCCTTGACTCAGTG gtacGAGCTGAGCGAAGACGGCCTGACGAAGTCTCACCAACTATAG
- the esyt2a gene encoding extended synaptotagmin-2 isoform X2: MKNAMEGSVGPDAKANGPIAAPSSPVRSAVGPPLAPQVEPQSSMTDVTQMWIKFGKTFALILPIYILGYFEFSFSWVLVGLAALCYWKRNHGGKDYRINRAMAFLEHEDKTATQSLATSELPPWVHYPDVERVEWLNKTVKQMWPFICQFVDKLFRETIEPAVKGANPHLASFCFTKIDMGDKPLRVDGVKVYTENVDKRQIIMDLQISFVGNTEIDVHIKKYYCRAGIQSIQLHGMVRVVMEPLLGDMPLIGALSVFFLKKPLLDINWTGLTNMLDIPGVNGLFDNVIQDIIASQMVLPNRISIPLVQESQLAQLRFPIPKGILRIHFMEAQDLLGKDKFLGGLIKGKSDPYGFVRIGTQVFQSKVIHENLNPKWNEVYEAFIYDYTTHNLEIELFDEDTDKDDFLGSLTIDLAEVQKERKVDEWFVIENVDTGKLHLKLEWLSLLPTPEKLDQALASIKAERGQANDGLSAAVLVVFLDSAKNLPSVFEGNLGSGYLKERRGAGLVFCENTASLYRSLFSGKKVTSSPSPFVQFTVGHKPLESKIRYKTNEPVWEEAFTFLIHNPKTQELQVEVKDKKHDCSLGTLTFPLSRLLEAEDMTLNQRFPLRNSGPNCTLKMKMALRVLCLDKSPSSGSNPAPSSAQVGKNSSASRNPRPSVSPESFVPPASSSSPPTPSSSSMSAQDLLNRRRESEEPFRSPGGMDMGPGGGGRGLADTGRSTSNLAISGSQQHLAGGKEPTPSIASDISYPYAAQELQQRLQQLQNGSGPSHYPLGEIQLTVRLASQRNKLVVVVHSCRNLIAFTDHGSDPYVRLYLLPDKRRSGRRKTHTIKKTLNPVYDQTFEFNVSLVELHRRTLDVAVKNGGGLLSKHKGLLGKVLVDLTHEESNKSLTQWYELSEDGLTKSHQL; this comes from the exons ATGAAAAACGCCATGGAGGGTTCGGTGGGACCGGATGCGAAGGCGAACGGACCCATCGCGGCGCCTAGCAGCCCCGTGCGCTCTGCCGTAGGGCCGCCTCTGGCGCCGCAAGTTGAGCCCCAGTCGTCCATGACCGACGTCACCCAGATGTGGATTAAGTTCGGCAAGACCTTTGCCCTCATCCTGCCGATCTACATCCTGGGGTACTTTGAGTTCAGCTTCAGCTGGGTCCTGGTCGGGCTCGCCGCGCTGTGCTACTGGAAGAGGAACCACGGCGGCAAGGACTACCGGATAAACCGGGCCATGGCGTTCCTGGAGCACGAGGACAAGACGGCGACGCAGAGCCTGGCCACGTCGGAGCTGCCGCCGTGG GTCCACTATCCAGATGTGGAGAGAGTGGAGTGGCTGAACAAG ACGGTGAAGCAGATGTGGCCGTTCATCTGCCAGTTCGTGGACAAACTGTTCAGAGAGACCATCGAGCCGGCGGTGAAGGGCGCCAACCCCCACCTGGCCTCCTTCTGCTTCACCAAGATCGACATGGGCGACAAG CCACTGCGAGTGGACGGGGTGAAGGTGTACACGGAGAACGTGGACAAGAGGCAGATCATCATGGACCTGCAGAttag tTTTGTCGGGAACACGGAGATCGACGTGCACATCAAGAAATACTACTGCAGAGCTGGAATCCAAAGTATACAG ctgcatGGGATGGTGCGAGTGGTGATGGAGCCTCTGCTGGGGGACATGCCTCTGATCGGAGCCCTTTCAGTCTTCTTCCTCAAGAAACCG TTGCTGGACATCAACTGGACGGGTCTCACCAACATGCTGGACATCCCTGGAGTCAA TGGTTTGTTTGACAACGTCATCCAGGACATCATCGCCAGCCAGATGGTTCTCCCAAACCGCATCTCCATCCCTCTGGTCCAGGAGAGCCAGCTGGCCCAGCTCCGCTTCCCCATTCCCAAg GGCATCCTGAGGATCCACTTCATGGAGGCCCAGGACCTTCTGGGCAAAGACAAGTTCCTGGGGGGGCTGATCAAAGGCAAGTCGGACCCCTACGGCTTCGTGAGGATCGGGACGCAGGTGTTCCAGAGCAAGGTCATCCACGAGAACTTGAACCCCAAGTGGAACGAGGTGTACGAG GCCTTTATATACGATTACACGACACACAATCTGGAGATCGAGCTGTTCGATGAAGACACCGATAAAGACGACTTCCTGGGAAG CCTGACCATCGACTTGGCCGAGGTCCAGAAGGAACGGAAGGTCGACGAG TGGTTCGTGATCGAGAACGTGGACACCGGGAAGCTGCACCTCAAACTGGAGTGGTTATCTCTGCTGCCCACCCCGGAGAAGCTGGACCAG GCTCTCGCAAGCATCAAAGCCGAGCGCGGTCAGGCCAACGACGGCCTGTCGGCGGCGGTGCTCGTCGTCTTCCTGGATTCAGCCAAAAACCTGCCA agcGTCTTCGAGGGGAACTTGGGCTCCGGCTACTTAAAGGAgcggcggggggcggggcttgtgttCTGTGAGAACACCGCCTCCCTCTATAGGTCCTTATTT tcCGGTAAGAAGGTGACCAGCAGTCCCAGTCCCTTCGTCCAGTTCACAGTGGGACACAAGCCCCTCGAGAGCAAG ATCAGATACAAGACCAACGAGCCGGTGTGGGAGGAGGCCTTCACCTTCCTCATCCACAACCCCAAAACACaggagctgcaggtggag GTGAAGGACAAGAAGCACGATTGTTCTTTGGGGACGTTGACGTTTCCTCTGAGCCGcctgctggaggcggaggacatGACGCTGAACCAGCGCTTCCCCCTGAGGAACTCCGGACCCAACTGCACCCTCAAGATGAAGATGGCTCTGCGG gtgCTGTGCTTGGACAAGAGCCCTTCCTCCGGCTcaaaccccgccccctcctccgcgCAGGTGGGCAAGAACAGCTCGGCCAGCCGAAACCCGCGGCCCTCCGTGTCGCCCGAGTCCTTCGTGcctccggcctcctcctcctccccccccacccccagctcGTCCTCCATGTCGGCTCAGGACCTGCTGAACCGCCGCAGGGAGTCCGAAGAGCCCTTCAGGTCCCCAGGAGGTATGGACAtgggaccaggaggaggaggccggggcCTGGCCGACACCGGGCGTAGCACCTCCAACCTGGCCATCTCCGGCTCCCAGCAGCACCTGGCCGGGGGCAAGGAGCCGACGCCGAGCATCGCCTCGGACATCTCCTACCCGTACGCCGctcaggagctgcagcagaggctccagcagctgcagaa tGGCTCAGGCCCCAGTCACTACCCTCTGGGTGAAATCCAGCTGACGGTCCGACTCGCCTCCCAGAGGAACAAACTCGTTGTGGTCGTCCACTCTTGCAG GAACCTGATCGCGTTCACGGACCACGGCTCGGACCCGTACGTCCGCCTCTACCTGCTGCCTGACAAGCGGCGGTCGGGCCGGAGGAAAACTCACACCATCAAGAAGACCCTGAACCCGGTGTACGACCAGAC GTTTGAGTTCAACGTTTCCCTGGTGGAGCTCCACAGGAGGACTCTGGACGTGGCGGTGAAGAACGGCGGGGGTCTGCTCTCCAAACACAAGGGCCTCCTGGGGAAG GTCCTGGTGGATCTGACCCACGAGGAGTCCAATAAGTCCTTGACTCAGTG gtacGAGCTGAGCGAAGACGGCCTGACGAAGTCTCACCAACTATAG